The following coding sequences lie in one Halomonas sp. 'Soap Lake #6' genomic window:
- a CDS encoding isocitrate lyase, with the protein MSGLLDDIKAIAQLREAQGGKWEAIKPEYAARMRAQNRFHTGLDIARYTAKIMREDMAAYDADTSKYTQSLGCWHGFIGQQKLISIKKHFGTTKRSYLYLSGWMVAALRSEFGPLPDQSMHEKTSVANLIEELYTFLKQADAWELNHLFRALDDAKEAGDSAKEQELISKIDNHETHIVPIIADIDAGFGNAEATYLLAKKFIQAGACCIQLENQVSDEKQCGHQDGKVTVPHEDFLAKINAVRYAFLELGVEDGVIVARTDSLGAGLTQKIAVTNEPGDLGDQYNSFLDGDVIENAADINNGDVVIKQNGKLVKPKRLASGLYQFKPGTGEDRVILDCITSLQNGADLLWIETEKPHVGQIASMVNRIREVCPDAKLVYNNSPSFNWTLNFRQQVFDAWEKEGKDVSAYQRDKLMSVEYDNTELGQLADEWTRNFQRDGAREAGIFHHLITLPTYHTAALSTDNLAKGYFGDEGMLAYVKGVQREEIRQGIATVKHQDMAGSNIGDDHKEFFHGDAALKAGGKDNTMNQFG; encoded by the coding sequence ATGTCAGGACTTCTCGACGATATTAAAGCCATCGCCCAACTACGCGAAGCACAAGGCGGAAAATGGGAAGCGATCAAGCCAGAATACGCCGCTCGCATGCGTGCCCAAAACCGCTTCCATACTGGCTTAGATATTGCCCGCTACACCGCTAAAATTATGCGCGAAGACATGGCGGCCTACGATGCTGATACATCTAAGTACACCCAGTCACTGGGTTGCTGGCACGGTTTTATCGGCCAGCAAAAGCTGATCTCTATTAAAAAGCACTTTGGCACTACCAAGCGTAGCTACCTCTACCTTTCTGGTTGGATGGTCGCCGCTCTGCGCTCTGAGTTCGGCCCACTACCCGATCAATCCATGCATGAAAAAACCTCCGTCGCCAACCTGATTGAGGAGCTTTACACCTTCTTGAAGCAGGCGGACGCATGGGAGCTTAACCACCTCTTCCGTGCTCTGGACGATGCCAAAGAAGCGGGCGACAGTGCTAAAGAGCAAGAGCTGATCAGCAAAATCGATAATCACGAAACGCATATCGTGCCGATTATTGCCGATATCGACGCTGGTTTTGGTAACGCCGAAGCGACCTACTTACTGGCCAAGAAGTTTATCCAGGCGGGTGCTTGCTGTATCCAGTTGGAAAATCAGGTATCTGACGAGAAACAGTGTGGTCACCAGGACGGCAAGGTTACCGTGCCCCATGAAGACTTCTTGGCAAAAATTAACGCCGTGCGTTACGCCTTCCTAGAGCTGGGCGTCGAAGATGGTGTGATTGTGGCACGTACTGACTCGCTAGGCGCAGGCCTGACGCAGAAAATCGCCGTTACCAATGAGCCAGGAGACCTGGGCGACCAATACAACAGCTTCCTGGATGGCGATGTCATCGAGAATGCTGCCGACATCAACAACGGTGATGTGGTCATCAAACAGAACGGCAAGTTGGTTAAACCGAAGCGCTTGGCATCAGGTCTCTACCAGTTCAAACCAGGCACTGGTGAAGACCGCGTTATCCTAGACTGCATCACCAGCCTGCAAAATGGTGCCGACCTGCTGTGGATCGAAACCGAAAAACCCCACGTTGGCCAAATTGCCAGCATGGTTAACCGTATCCGCGAAGTGTGCCCGGATGCCAAACTGGTTTACAACAACTCACCATCCTTCAACTGGACGCTGAACTTCCGTCAGCAAGTGTTCGATGCTTGGGAGAAAGAAGGCAAAGATGTTTCCGCTTACCAGCGTGATAAGTTGATGAGCGTTGAGTACGATAACACTGAACTTGGCCAACTGGCTGATGAGTGGACACGCAACTTCCAACGCGATGGCGCCCGTGAAGCAGGTATCTTCCACCACCTGATTACGCTGCCGACCTACCACACTGCAGCACTTTCTACCGACAACTTAGCCAAGGGCTACTTCGGTGATGAGGGTATGCTGGCCTACGTGAAAGGTGTTCAGCGCGAAGAAATCCGCCAGGGTATTGCGACGGTTAAGCACCAAGACATGGCAGGCTCTAATATTGGTGACGACCATAAAGAGTTCTTCCACGGCGATGCCGCACTAAAAGCCGGTGGTAAAGACAATACGATGAATCAGTTTGGTTAA
- a CDS encoding glycine zipper 2TM domain-containing protein: MKRLLLPVAALSILTLAGCANTAGYSGDVYRGSQAQTGQSVTYGTIVAVRQVQIQAESRAGGLIGSGGGAVIGGLLGSQVGGGSGRQLATVAGALGGAVAGTAAEDAANRVNALEMEIRRDDGTDIVVVQRADRQFQAGQRVRLIGSGASMSVAPY, encoded by the coding sequence ATGAAACGTCTTCTTCTACCTGTTGCCGCTCTGAGCATTCTCACACTGGCAGGCTGTGCCAACACGGCTGGCTACTCTGGTGATGTCTATCGCGGCAGCCAAGCGCAAACGGGACAAAGCGTCACATACGGTACTATTGTGGCGGTTCGTCAGGTTCAAATTCAGGCGGAAAGCCGTGCTGGAGGCCTGATAGGCAGTGGTGGTGGCGCGGTTATCGGTGGTCTTCTGGGTAGCCAAGTCGGTGGCGGCTCGGGTCGTCAGTTAGCAACGGTGGCAGGCGCCCTAGGTGGTGCTGTTGCAGGCACGGCAGCTGAAGATGCAGCCAACCGCGTTAACGCACTGGAAATGGAAATTCGCCGCGACGACGGTACTGATATTGTCGTTGTTCAGCGTGCCGACCGCCAGTTCCAGGCAGGCCAGCGGGTTCGCCTCATCGGCAGCGGTGCCAGCATGAGCGTCGCGCCTTACTAA
- a CDS encoding GNAT family N-acetyltransferase: MAAEILSGDWHTLGEAASAIRCRVFIEEQHVPQDEEWDGRDPECQHFLATLNGQPVGTARLLPDGHIGRVAVLSSARGSGIGYQLMEAAIQAAREAGHANAELSAQLHALAFYERLGFVAHGDVFMDAGIPHRNMLLAL, from the coding sequence GTGGCTGCAGAAATTCTCAGCGGTGATTGGCACACCTTAGGTGAGGCAGCATCGGCTATTCGCTGCCGCGTATTTATAGAGGAGCAGCACGTTCCCCAAGACGAAGAGTGGGATGGCCGAGACCCTGAGTGCCAGCACTTTCTAGCCACACTCAATGGTCAGCCAGTAGGTACTGCTCGCCTTCTACCTGATGGTCATATTGGGCGCGTTGCGGTGCTCTCTAGTGCCCGCGGCTCGGGTATCGGTTATCAGCTAATGGAGGCAGCGATCCAGGCAGCCCGTGAAGCTGGCCATGCCAACGCCGAGTTGAGCGCACAGCTACATGCACTAGCTTTTTATGAGCGCCTGGGCTTTGTGGCCCATGGCGATGTGTTTATGGATGCAGGCATTCCCCACCGCAACATGCTACTAGCGCTATAA
- a CDS encoding ABC transporter ATP-binding protein: MLEARQLSFQFAPNEPLIQSVSLTLKAGQWIGLSGDSGAGKSTLGKLLAGYLTPQTGEVCLEGAALPKSGLQPVQWLPQSPELAVNPRWRVGKILREAWKPSEAQQHAFGVQTRWLSRYPRALSGGELQRICVLRALAPGVRFLIADEISTMLDPITQVELWRALKQEAEKRQFGVLVISHDTALLERLCPQRYHLSGGQLKQCSDQLLPD; encoded by the coding sequence TTGCTTGAAGCACGCCAGCTTAGTTTCCAGTTTGCACCCAACGAGCCGTTGATTCAGTCTGTTTCACTGACGCTGAAGGCTGGACAGTGGATTGGACTAAGCGGTGACTCCGGGGCTGGCAAATCCACGCTAGGGAAACTACTGGCGGGGTATTTAACACCACAAACGGGAGAGGTATGCCTGGAGGGTGCGGCGCTACCGAAAAGCGGCCTACAGCCCGTGCAGTGGCTACCTCAATCACCAGAGTTAGCAGTTAACCCACGCTGGCGAGTTGGCAAAATACTACGCGAAGCCTGGAAGCCCTCGGAAGCGCAGCAACATGCCTTTGGAGTACAAACCCGCTGGCTGTCGCGCTATCCTCGGGCGCTATCTGGAGGAGAGTTACAACGGATATGTGTGCTGCGTGCCTTAGCACCAGGAGTGCGCTTTCTAATCGCCGATGAGATTTCGACCATGCTTGACCCAATTACTCAGGTTGAACTTTGGCGGGCGCTAAAACAGGAGGCTGAAAAACGCCAGTTTGGTGTGCTGGTGATTAGTCACGATACCGCCCTACTGGAACGGCTATGCCCACAGCGTTACCACTTAAGCGGAGGTCAACTGAAGCAATGCAGTGACCAACTATTGCCAGACTAG
- a CDS encoding MFS transporter — protein sequence MIEARTRAWWRATAALCLGSFLVFINLYVPQPLLPGLKDAYQVSTLGVSLLMSASTLSLALALLVFGPLSDAIGREAIMRITLLLAGALSLALAFAPTFESLLLLRLLQGFVLGGLPAVAIAWMGDEFDKAALLSAVGLYIGANSLGGISGRIVGGVAADLGGPTAAFLAVGVMTLIGCVVFWRLLPHGRSFTPQRFELRKAISSLVGHLRSPVLLAAYCLGGINFLIFINQYSYITFRLAAEPYQLAASGLGLIFLTYLGGTFGSMISGRLAGRFSPAACMMVGVVILMLGTAITLSSSLVLIIVGLSINAFGFFLAHSLASSWVGRYAQGARGSASALYLVFYYVGASLGGFWLEPFWRWAGWLGVSVGSWLLLSITLMIAFALWRFERRQLVS from the coding sequence GGGTCGTTTCTTGTGTTTATCAATTTGTACGTGCCCCAGCCGCTGCTGCCAGGGTTAAAGGATGCTTATCAGGTATCCACCTTGGGTGTTAGCTTGTTGATGTCCGCATCGACGCTCTCCTTAGCCTTGGCACTGTTGGTGTTTGGGCCACTCTCCGATGCGATTGGGCGTGAAGCCATCATGCGCATTACGCTATTGCTTGCGGGCGCGCTTTCGTTAGCGCTGGCTTTTGCACCTACCTTTGAAAGTTTGTTATTGCTGCGCTTGCTGCAGGGTTTCGTGCTGGGTGGCTTGCCCGCAGTCGCCATTGCTTGGATGGGGGATGAGTTTGACAAGGCTGCCTTACTGAGCGCGGTGGGGCTGTATATTGGTGCCAACTCATTAGGGGGAATCAGCGGGCGAATTGTAGGCGGTGTTGCAGCCGATTTGGGTGGTCCAACTGCTGCATTTTTAGCAGTGGGCGTAATGACTCTTATTGGCTGCGTAGTGTTTTGGCGCCTTCTACCCCATGGTCGTTCTTTTACCCCTCAGCGGTTTGAACTACGTAAAGCAATCAGTAGCTTAGTGGGGCATTTGCGCAGTCCGGTACTGCTCGCTGCCTACTGTTTGGGCGGGATTAACTTCCTGATTTTTATTAATCAATACAGTTATATTACCTTCCGCTTGGCAGCCGAGCCGTATCAACTTGCCGCTAGCGGGTTGGGGCTGATTTTTTTGACCTACCTGGGAGGCACATTCGGCTCAATGATTTCCGGGCGTCTAGCTGGTCGCTTCTCCCCGGCAGCATGCATGATGGTGGGGGTAGTGATTTTGATGCTGGGCACGGCGATCACTCTATCAAGTTCGCTGGTACTGATTATCGTTGGTTTAAGTATCAATGCTTTCGGCTTTTTTCTGGCGCACTCGCTTGCTTCTAGCTGGGTAGGGCGCTATGCCCAGGGGGCACGGGGCAGCGCTTCGGCGCTCTATCTAGTGTTTTACTATGTGGGTGCCAGTTTGGGTGGTTTTTGGCTAGAGCCGTTCTGGCGTTGGGCCGGCTGGCTGGGGGTAAGTGTCGGCTCGTGGCTACTGCTCAGCATTACGCTGATGATTGCTTTCGCTCTATGGCGTTTTGAACGTCGCCAGTTAGTGAGCTAA
- a CDS encoding FKBP-type peptidyl-prolyl cis-trans isomerase — protein sequence MQIAQNSVVAFHYTLTNDAGEVLDSSEGREPLTYLHGAGNIIPGLEKELEGRAAGDKLNVSVSPAEGYGEVQEQLMQEVPRDAFQGVESIEPGMQFQAQTQGGPLMVTVKKVEGDTVVVDGNHPLAGQQLNFDVEIATVREASQEEVEHGHVHGEGGVEH from the coding sequence ATGCAAATTGCGCAAAACTCGGTTGTCGCGTTCCACTATACCCTAACCAACGATGCGGGTGAGGTGCTTGACAGTTCCGAAGGCCGCGAGCCGCTAACGTATCTCCATGGCGCTGGCAATATTATTCCAGGTCTGGAAAAAGAGCTCGAAGGTCGTGCTGCTGGCGACAAACTGAACGTTTCTGTCTCCCCTGCTGAAGGCTATGGCGAAGTTCAAGAGCAGCTGATGCAAGAAGTACCCCGCGATGCCTTCCAAGGTGTTGAAAGCATCGAGCCTGGTATGCAGTTCCAAGCGCAGACCCAGGGCGGCCCACTGATGGTCACCGTCAAGAAAGTTGAAGGCGACACGGTAGTTGTGGATGGCAACCATCCTTTAGCTGGACAGCAACTCAACTTTGACGTTGAGATTGCTACTGTTCGTGAAGCAAGCCAAGAAGAAGTTGAGCACGGTCATGTGCACGGCGAAGGCGGCGTAGAACACTGA
- a CDS encoding ABC transporter permease, producing MDVRLIPLLIARPRLLPKHLLPIAKHLLRLMLVLLCVALVSFGLMMASPIDPIDAYLGPQMAQVSPEQRALIAQRWGFDEPPIVQFGHWLRQLVSGDLGWSHVYNQPVSEVIGQRFQRSIALLGGAWLLSALLGFGLGVVAGAKEGSALDKIISTYAYITASTPAFWLAILAVLVFSVTLGWTPTCCAGPTGTLSQEVTFATRLHHLVLPVTTLALLGIANITLHTRTRMLELMRSDVATHAFAQGASRMDVAWRHGLRHASLPAITLAFASLGELFGGSILIEQVFAYPGLGQATVAAGLRSDIPLLLGIALFTALFVSVGNITADALYGVIDPRMKVGGP from the coding sequence ATGGACGTGCGACTGATACCGCTGCTTATAGCTAGGCCTCGCCTACTACCAAAGCACCTACTACCTATAGCAAAGCACCTACTACGCCTGATGCTAGTGCTGCTGTGCGTGGCACTCGTGTCGTTTGGGCTAATGATGGCTTCGCCTATTGATCCGATTGATGCCTATTTGGGCCCGCAGATGGCCCAAGTAAGCCCGGAGCAACGCGCCCTGATTGCCCAACGCTGGGGCTTTGATGAGCCACCTATCGTTCAGTTTGGCCACTGGCTGCGTCAGTTAGTAAGCGGAGATTTAGGTTGGAGCCATGTCTATAACCAGCCGGTTAGCGAGGTGATTGGCCAGCGCTTCCAACGCTCAATTGCGCTATTAGGTGGCGCGTGGCTACTGTCAGCGCTGTTAGGATTTGGCCTTGGCGTAGTGGCGGGTGCCAAAGAAGGCTCAGCGCTGGATAAAATTATCAGCACTTATGCCTACATCACGGCTTCAACGCCTGCTTTCTGGCTGGCAATACTCGCCGTGCTGGTGTTTTCAGTCACGCTTGGGTGGACCCCCACCTGCTGCGCTGGCCCTACCGGCACCCTGAGCCAGGAGGTCACATTTGCCACCCGCCTTCATCACCTAGTGCTGCCAGTGACCACGCTTGCCCTCCTGGGCATCGCCAATATCACCCTGCACACCCGCACGCGCATGCTTGAATTAATGCGTTCTGACGTAGCTACCCACGCCTTTGCACAGGGTGCCAGCCGTATGGACGTAGCGTGGCGCCACGGCCTTCGGCATGCCAGCCTGCCTGCGATTACGCTGGCATTTGCCTCGCTGGGCGAACTGTTTGGCGGCTCGATATTAATCGAGCAGGTATTTGCCTACCCCGGTTTAGGGCAAGCCACAGTAGCAGCGGGCCTGCGCAGCGATATTCCACTGCTGCTGGGCATTGCGCTATTTACTGCACTGTTTGTTAGTGTCGGTAATATAACCGCCGATGCGCTTTACGGCGTTATCGACCCACGCATGAAAGTGGGTGGCCCATGA
- a CDS encoding ABC transporter permease yields the protein MKQAQPRHYIQPRFGTQPRLRAAFSLGSTILLVIGLVTSQWLLGDLPQQMQFDARLAPPSGDHWLGTDALGRELWARTLAGLALSFWVGCLAALFSTLIALSLAALASMSRRLDALVSLLIDTLLSVPHLILLMLIAFALGGGTQAVIIAVAVTHWPSLARVLRAELLQLRQAPYVRISRALGKSRWFVLYSHMLPHLLPHCLVGALLLFPHAILHEAALTFLGFGLSPSQPAIGVLLADAMRYLSGGYWWLGVFPGLGLLLMVLGFERLASHLRRAL from the coding sequence ATGAAACAGGCTCAGCCCCGCCACTATATCCAACCAAGGTTTGGTACCCAGCCGCGCCTTCGTGCCGCGTTCAGTCTCGGCAGCACCATCCTACTGGTCATCGGGCTAGTCACTAGCCAGTGGCTATTGGGTGATTTACCGCAGCAGATGCAGTTTGATGCTCGCTTAGCCCCGCCTAGCGGCGATCACTGGCTAGGCACCGACGCCCTAGGACGAGAGCTATGGGCGCGCACCCTCGCGGGGCTAGCGCTAAGTTTTTGGGTAGGCTGTTTGGCAGCGCTGTTCAGCACCCTGATTGCATTGAGTCTCGCTGCACTTGCCTCCATGTCACGCCGCTTGGATGCATTGGTCAGCCTGTTAATCGATACGCTACTCAGCGTGCCACACCTGATTCTATTAATGCTGATTGCATTTGCCCTTGGCGGCGGCACTCAGGCAGTGATTATCGCCGTTGCGGTTACTCACTGGCCCAGCCTAGCCCGCGTACTACGTGCCGAACTGCTACAGCTGCGTCAGGCGCCCTACGTGCGTATCTCGCGAGCCCTGGGTAAATCACGCTGGTTTGTACTTTATAGCCATATGCTTCCCCATTTGCTGCCCCATTGCCTGGTCGGCGCCCTATTACTGTTTCCTCATGCCATCTTGCACGAAGCGGCACTAACCTTTCTGGGCTTTGGGCTAAGCCCTAGCCAGCCCGCCATTGGGGTACTGCTGGCCGATGCGATGCGCTACTTAAGCGGCGGCTATTGGTGGCTGGGGGTATTTCCAGGTTTAGGGCTTCTGCTAATGGTGCTTGGCTTCGAACGCTTGGCTAGCCACCTACGCAGGGCGCTTTAG
- the nikR gene encoding nickel-responsive transcriptional regulator NikR, whose amino-acid sequence MQRVTVTLDEELLAEVDALMRERGYQNRSEAIRDLTRSGLKQAREEAAPEAPCMGALIYVYDHAARELSKRLTRHYHDHHDLTLSTLHVHIDHDSCLEVALLKGQGSALKQFADEVTSSRSVRYGQLVLIPEE is encoded by the coding sequence ATGCAGCGTGTAACGGTAACGCTCGATGAGGAGCTGCTAGCAGAGGTCGATGCGTTAATGCGTGAGCGCGGCTATCAAAACCGCTCAGAGGCAATTCGTGATTTAACCCGCAGTGGCTTAAAGCAGGCGAGAGAAGAGGCGGCACCGGAAGCCCCTTGTATGGGAGCACTGATCTATGTGTACGACCATGCCGCTCGGGAGCTGTCAAAACGTTTGACTCGGCACTACCACGATCATCACGACTTAACGCTCTCAACCTTACATGTGCATATCGATCACGACAGTTGCCTGGAAGTGGCATTACTAAAAGGGCAGGGCAGCGCATTGAAACAGTTTGCCGATGAGGTAACTTCATCACGCAGTGTGCGCTATGGTCAGCTAGTGTTAATACCTGAGGAGTAG
- a CDS encoding ABC transporter substrate-binding protein — MAKPSQPILLGLALSCLVASNAAQAKEQLVLAVGGEPEQGFDPLLGWGQYGNPLFQSTLLSRGNDLSPQPELATEWSLSEDRLTWRLTLRDDARFADGTPLTADDVAYTFNAAAQAGGRADLSALEEAAALDEHTVSLRLHAPRITFINQLVTLGIVPHAERENGYSEAYGRHPMGSGPYQLVEWQEGEQLIVERNPYFYGPSPAFDRLVFLFTGEDATLSAAHAGQVDIAAVPPALAANTPAQMQRIIMESVDNRGILFPMQPAEGEQADSGAPIGNDVTADIAIRQAINLAVDRDMLAEVALHGFGRPAFGPADGLPWSDDGETVAAPNLAQAEELLDNAGWELRNDGLRYKDGLPARFRLTYPSSDTTRQLLAEVSAEMVRPLGIEMQPTGRHWDEIQREALHQDAILFGFGSHSPQEIYYLFHSQHAGNGFYNSGFYANPNVDANLDAAQAAESIEQANQYWRAAQWDGTTGYGVRGDSSWAWLVNLEHVYFANTCLDVGELGVAPHGHGWPITANLLEWQWTCD; from the coding sequence ATGGCTAAACCATCTCAGCCTATCTTACTGGGTCTTGCACTAAGCTGTTTAGTGGCCAGCAATGCCGCACAAGCAAAAGAGCAGTTGGTGCTTGCCGTTGGTGGCGAACCAGAACAGGGGTTCGATCCACTACTAGGCTGGGGCCAGTATGGCAATCCACTATTTCAATCGACACTGCTTTCACGTGGCAACGATCTTTCCCCCCAGCCCGAGCTGGCTACCGAGTGGTCGCTCTCTGAGGACCGCCTCACCTGGAGGCTGACGTTACGCGACGATGCGCGTTTTGCTGACGGCACGCCGCTAACCGCCGATGACGTAGCTTACACCTTTAACGCGGCAGCTCAAGCCGGTGGCCGTGCAGACCTTAGCGCCCTTGAGGAAGCAGCCGCGCTTGATGAGCATACCGTCTCGCTGCGGCTACACGCTCCGCGCATTACCTTTATTAATCAATTAGTCACCTTAGGCATTGTGCCTCATGCCGAGCGCGAAAACGGCTATAGCGAAGCTTATGGAAGACACCCCATGGGCTCTGGCCCCTATCAACTGGTCGAGTGGCAGGAGGGGGAGCAGCTAATTGTTGAGCGTAACCCTTATTTTTACGGCCCATCGCCCGCCTTTGATCGGCTGGTATTTCTATTTACCGGTGAAGACGCCACGTTAAGCGCCGCCCATGCAGGTCAAGTAGATATTGCTGCCGTACCGCCAGCACTAGCCGCTAATACCCCAGCGCAAATGCAGCGGATCATCATGGAGAGCGTTGACAATCGGGGCATTCTTTTCCCCATGCAACCTGCTGAGGGTGAGCAAGCTGATTCAGGCGCACCAATTGGTAATGACGTCACCGCAGACATCGCTATCCGCCAGGCGATTAACCTTGCCGTTGACCGCGATATGCTAGCAGAGGTGGCTCTGCATGGCTTTGGTCGCCCGGCCTTTGGCCCGGCTGACGGTCTGCCCTGGAGCGATGACGGGGAGACAGTAGCAGCACCCAACCTGGCTCAGGCAGAAGAACTCCTCGACAACGCAGGCTGGGAGTTGCGTAACGACGGCTTACGCTATAAAGATGGCTTGCCCGCGCGCTTTCGTCTCACCTACCCCTCTAGCGATACCACCCGCCAACTGCTCGCAGAAGTAAGTGCCGAGATGGTCCGCCCACTGGGTATTGAGATGCAACCCACGGGCCGCCATTGGGATGAAATCCAGCGTGAAGCGCTGCACCAAGATGCCATCCTGTTCGGCTTCGGAAGCCATAGTCCCCAAGAGATTTACTACCTTTTTCACAGCCAGCATGCTGGTAATGGCTTCTATAACAGTGGTTTTTACGCCAACCCCAACGTAGACGCCAATCTAGACGCCGCCCAGGCAGCAGAGAGTATCGAGCAAGCCAATCAATACTGGCGAGCCGCTCAGTGGGATGGCACCACCGGCTACGGTGTGCGCGGAGATAGCAGCTGGGCTTGGCTGGTTAATCTTGAGCACGTCTATTTTGCCAACACCTGCTTAGATGTGGGTGAGCTGGGCGTGGCGCCTCATGGCCACGGCTGGCCAATTACGGCCAATCTGCTTGAGTGGCAATGGACGTGCGACTGA
- a CDS encoding ATP-binding cassette domain-containing protein, protein MLIIDQLSLQLPYYASWWKRDWATCLEELSLRFSAGDVHAVVGASGAGKSLLAYAIMGLLPASARLNGQFYYHGKPLDEARQRQLRGRELALIPQSLNALDPLVRTHRQVAWAAQRAGQPAMSAWRSAQQALDHYQLDSRAQQAFAHELSGGMARRVLTAMAHVSQAQLIIADEPTVGLDPHQRQRVLDALRALADQGKTVVLITHDLRHALPIADRVTIMRDGKQIETACASAFSGSGCSLTSSYSKALWQALPDNSFLTSAASQMQQHTQKEVNVA, encoded by the coding sequence ATGCTAATTATTGACCAATTATCGCTACAGCTACCCTACTACGCTTCTTGGTGGAAGCGGGACTGGGCAACCTGTTTAGAGGAACTTTCGCTGCGTTTCTCAGCGGGCGATGTGCATGCCGTAGTGGGTGCATCAGGCGCTGGCAAAAGCCTGCTTGCCTACGCGATTATGGGCTTACTCCCCGCATCGGCACGCTTAAACGGTCAGTTCTACTACCACGGTAAGCCGCTTGATGAAGCGCGCCAACGCCAGCTGCGCGGCCGTGAGCTGGCGCTGATTCCTCAGTCGCTGAATGCCCTCGATCCACTGGTACGTACGCACCGTCAGGTAGCCTGGGCGGCCCAGCGTGCTGGCCAGCCTGCAATGAGTGCATGGCGATCTGCCCAGCAAGCCTTGGACCATTATCAGCTAGATAGCCGTGCTCAACAGGCCTTTGCCCATGAGCTTTCTGGCGGCATGGCCCGCCGTGTATTGACGGCCATGGCCCACGTCAGCCAGGCACAATTAATCATTGCCGATGAGCCTACCGTAGGCCTGGACCCACACCAACGCCAGCGAGTACTGGACGCGTTGCGTGCACTTGCCGACCAAGGCAAAACCGTGGTGCTAATTACTCACGACCTACGCCATGCGCTGCCAATTGCTGATCGGGTTACCATTATGCGCGACGGTAAACAGATTGAAACCGCTTGCGCGTCAGCTTTTAGTGGGTCGGGCTGCTCGCTGACCAGCTCTTATTCAAAGGCTCTGTGGCAAGCGCTACCCGACAATAGCTTCTTGACCAGTGCTGCCAGCCAGATGCAACAGCACACACAAAAGGAGGTGAACGTTGCTTGA